The following are from one region of the Coffea eugenioides isolate CCC68of chromosome 2, Ceug_1.0, whole genome shotgun sequence genome:
- the LOC113763893 gene encoding 28 kDa ribonucleoprotein, chloroplastic encodes MVVVVGKSTLTPAPFLAFPWKSCSVVDELRRRKPWCCSSTISLAVTFSLSKYYLLSAPSPGLTRAILQEDQDQDYHLLSLQAKELSSSSNSQLYVCNLPRNYGISELVEIFTPYGTVQSVEVSRDAETGISRGCGYVTMSSIAEANAAIAALDASDVGGREMRVRFSTQMTRGSSRHNLGPVNLSTRRDFMFESPYKIYVGNLAWSVTPADLRNLFSQFGTVVSARLLHDRKTGKTRVFGFLSFSSASEREAALSLDGIDFCSRKLLVRDVFSKIS; translated from the exons ATGGTTGTTGTGGTTGGGAAGTCCACTCTGACTCCGGCGCCCTTTTTGGCCTTCCCATGGAAAAGTTGTTCCGTTGTTGACGAGTTGCGTCGTAGGAAGCCATGGTGCTGTAGCAGCACCATCAGCCTCGCCgtcactttctctctctcaaagTACTACCTGCTGTCTGCTCCTTCTCCAGGATTAACTAGAGCAATCCTCCAAGAAGACCAAGACCAAGACTACCACCTCCTCTCTCTACAAGCTAAAGAATTGTCTTCTTCTTCTAATTCTCAACTCTATGTTTGCAATCTGCCCAGAAACTATGGCATTTCTGAGCTTGTTGAAATCTTTACACCTTATGGTACTGTTCAGTCTGTTGAG GTTTCTAGGGATGCTGAAACGGGTATTAGTCGGGGATGCGGTTATGTCACCATGAGCTCGATCGCCGAGGCCAATGCTGCAATTGCTGCTCTTGATGCCTCA GATGTTGGCGGGCGTGAAATGCGGGTGAGGTTTTCCACTCAAATGACCAGGGGCAGTTCCCGTCATAATCTCGGGCCTGTCAATTTGTCCACCCGACGGGATTTCATGTTTGAAAGCCCTTACAAGATTTATGTTGGCAATCTAGCCTGGTCTGTTACACCTGCAGATTTGAGAAACTTGTTTTCCCAGTTTGGGACTGTGGTTAGTGCTAGACTGCTCCACGATCGTAAAACTGGAAAGACGCGTGTTTTTGGGTTTCTCTCCTTTTCCTCTGCTTCAGAGCGGGAGGCTGCTTTGTCCTTGGATGGCATA GATTTCTGTAGTAGGAAACTACTGGTCAGAGATGTTTTTTCAAAGATTTCCTGA
- the LOC113762609 gene encoding NDR1/HIN1-like protein 12, protein MSHEKCVDEGCKRCSRRGYFNRSSAAVLKRGRGRAICSFLITFLVLAGITALILWLVYRPHKPKFRVVSAAVFDLNATAPPFLSATMQFTLTTRNSNRRVSFFYDQLSAFVSYRDQAITPPVMLPPLYHETKSTVIMSPVLGGASVPVSPEVSNGLAMDEAYGVVALRLVLLGKLRYKAGAIRTGRYGIYVECDMLVGVRKGFVGQVPLLPSPGCKVDT, encoded by the coding sequence ATGAGCCATGAAAAGTGTGTCGACGAAGGTTGCAAGCGGTGTTCACGGAGGGGCTACTTTAATCGCTCTTCTGCAGCTGTACTTAAACGTGGTCGCGGCCGAGCCATATGCTCTTTCCTAATCACCTTCCTCGTCCTGGCCGGCATCACCGCTCTCATATTATGGTTGGTGTATCGTCCCCACAAGCCAAAGTTCAGGGTGGTTAGTGCTGCAGTCTTTGATCTCAACGCAACGGCTCCTCCCTTCTTGTCGGCCACCATGCAGTTCACACTCACCACCAGGAACTCTAACCGGCGAGTCTCCTTTTTCTACGATCAGCTTTCGGCTTTTGTCTCCTACAGAGACCAGGCCATCACCCCTCCCGTGATGCTGCCACCTTTGTATCACGAGACGAAGAGCACGGTGATTATGTCCCCGGTGCTGGGTGGAGCTTCTGTTCCCGTTTCGCCGGAGGTGTCCAACGGCCTGGCCATGGACGAGGCTTATGGAGTGGTGGCTCTGAGATTGGTACTGTTGGGAAAGCTGAGATACAAGGCTGGTGCTATCAGGACCGGTCGTTATGGTATATACGTCGAGTGTGACATGCTGGTCGGAGTGAGGAAAGGGTTTGTAGGTCAGGTGCCTTTGCTGCCATCTCCCGGATGTAAAGTAGATACTTGA